One genomic window of Candidatus Nitrospira inopinata includes the following:
- a CDS encoding TolC family protein, whose amino-acid sequence MIALLLVVLISTPMIALAEPVSDSRTAQNQATRTAPLTIEEVFARIELTHPLLQATGAERMKARAKVLKALGAWEPTLKNITEIERYETWNLTTSPFLPKIHTGGFNDTKIQVGHPWGFQVVGGIRNGMGDRGNQNFIAIIPDLQLFYPQQQLILGGSFQLLRGLIINEENAEFQQAELAGPLAEVKVAQKRQDLYLAGAVQYWDWQVAVKQAEVQKQALAVAEARYQQIEGQAKAGKVSPLDVVEIGQEVQRRREAAIAAQRKMELEQYKLSLFLWENGEPVTPRPEWAPEFQGETPLPTEEEIAAYKVEAKEDRPEVRALYIEAKMNNIDLKLAKNKLLPKLVLEGGPTEGATDWIVGVGYRTGLHFEMPLFQREGRGKVMGAEVGLAQLALKQQYTEQQVSFDVDNWLSAIVRARDRVRAATESYRLAKELEEGERKRFDLGLSSILFVNLRERNAVDTAYKLYRAQADYAVARGGLLWAIGALSKPVADTVLVKYGNPLTAAGMNGYKQPGRD is encoded by the coding sequence GTGATCGCCCTGCTGCTGGTCGTGCTCATCTCGACGCCGATGATCGCACTGGCGGAACCGGTAAGCGATTCGAGGACCGCGCAGAATCAGGCCACCCGCACCGCTCCTCTCACGATTGAAGAAGTCTTCGCCAGAATCGAGTTGACCCACCCCCTGCTTCAGGCGACCGGAGCCGAGCGAATGAAGGCTCGCGCGAAGGTTCTGAAAGCGCTCGGAGCCTGGGAGCCCACGCTCAAGAATATTACAGAGATTGAACGGTATGAAACGTGGAATCTCACGACATCTCCCTTCTTACCGAAGATCCACACTGGGGGATTTAACGACACCAAAATCCAGGTGGGGCATCCCTGGGGGTTCCAGGTTGTTGGCGGGATTCGAAATGGAATGGGGGATCGAGGTAACCAGAATTTTATTGCTATTATCCCCGATCTCCAACTGTTCTATCCTCAGCAGCAACTTATTCTCGGCGGATCGTTCCAACTTTTGCGTGGCTTGATCATCAACGAAGAGAACGCTGAGTTCCAGCAGGCCGAACTGGCTGGGCCGCTCGCGGAGGTGAAGGTGGCCCAGAAACGGCAGGATCTCTATCTGGCGGGGGCCGTCCAATACTGGGATTGGCAGGTGGCGGTCAAGCAGGCGGAGGTTCAGAAGCAGGCGCTGGCGGTGGCCGAAGCTCGATATCAACAGATTGAGGGGCAGGCCAAGGCGGGCAAGGTGTCGCCGCTCGATGTGGTCGAGATCGGTCAGGAAGTTCAACGCCGGCGGGAGGCGGCCATAGCCGCGCAACGGAAGATGGAGCTTGAGCAGTACAAATTGTCGCTGTTTCTCTGGGAGAACGGCGAGCCTGTGACGCCGAGACCGGAGTGGGCGCCTGAATTTCAGGGCGAAACGCCGCTGCCGACCGAGGAAGAGATTGCAGCCTATAAAGTGGAGGCGAAGGAAGATCGGCCGGAGGTGCGGGCCCTGTACATTGAAGCCAAGATGAACAACATCGATCTCAAGCTGGCCAAAAACAAACTGCTGCCGAAATTGGTCCTCGAAGGAGGGCCAACCGAGGGTGCTACAGACTGGATTGTAGGAGTCGGCTACCGGACCGGGCTTCATTTCGAAATGCCGCTGTTCCAGCGGGAGGGCCGCGGGAAGGTCATGGGAGCAGAGGTGGGATTGGCGCAATTGGCCTTGAAGCAGCAATATACCGAGCAGCAAGTCAGCTTCGATGTGGACAATTGGCTCTCGGCGATCGTGCGAGCCAGGGACAGGGTTAGAGCCGCTACAGAATCATACCGGTTGGCCAAGGAATTGGAGGAGGGCGAGCGCAAGCGGTTCGATCTGGGGCTGTCAAGCATTCTCTTTGTCAACTTGCGGGAACGCAACGCTGTGGACACAGCCTATAAATTGTATCGGGCGCAAGCCGACTATGCCGTGGCACGCGGCGGCCTCCTCTGGGCTATAGGAGCCTTGTCGAAACCGGTGGCGGACACCGTGTTGGTCAAGTATGGAAACCCTCTGACTGCGGCGGGGATGAATGGGTACAAGCAGCCGGGACGTGATTAA
- a CDS encoding DsbA family protein, giving the protein MRRRLIWLGLTIATALWCGCFGLASVSAAEPDVRVRGQADAPVTLIEYSDFTCGYCVKFFKETWPRLQARYVDTGKVRFLYRDFPRSDQGPGFDAAMAARCAGAQGKYWAMHDRLFGEGGRLATTVYARHASAIGLDAAAFAQCVKDGRYAKAIFEDRQEANNWGFRGTPGFILLRTHSEPNEKEPAIAIPGAFPFEMFAEEIEQLLAGKVR; this is encoded by the coding sequence ATGAGACGGCGGTTGATATGGTTGGGGCTGACGATTGCGACGGCCTTGTGGTGCGGCTGCTTCGGGCTGGCATCGGTCTCTGCCGCTGAGCCGGATGTGCGGGTCAGGGGGCAGGCCGACGCGCCGGTGACATTGATCGAATACTCGGACTTCACCTGCGGGTACTGTGTCAAGTTCTTCAAAGAGACCTGGCCGCGCTTGCAGGCTCGCTACGTCGATACCGGCAAAGTGAGGTTCCTGTACCGAGACTTTCCGCGCTCCGATCAGGGGCCTGGTTTCGATGCGGCGATGGCGGCCCGCTGCGCCGGTGCGCAGGGCAAATATTGGGCGATGCACGATCGTCTGTTCGGAGAAGGAGGGCGACTCGCCACGACCGTGTATGCCCGCCATGCGTCGGCGATCGGGCTGGATGCAGCCGCCTTTGCGCAGTGCGTCAAAGACGGACGCTATGCCAAGGCGATTTTCGAAGATCGGCAGGAAGCCAACAATTGGGGATTCCGAGGGACGCCGGGGTTCATTCTGCTTCGGACGCACAGCGAACCGAACGAGAAGGAACCGGCGATTGCCATTCCGGGGGCGTTTCCCTTTGAGATGTTTGCGGAGGAGATCGAACAGCTTCTTGCCGGCAAAGTGCGTTAG
- a CDS encoding AfsR/SARP family transcriptional regulator: protein MLVVEVDGKPLEKRRKASHRLLELVAAVITFGGHDVPVSRVIDALWPDADGDRGYANFKKSIARLRKLIGVDQVLQLQDRKVSFNPDLCWFDVEEFDCCVRRQQVDQAIALYTGPFLGLEELPAWAEFRRSQLRIRWLRLVTCRCQDVLEQGNVEEVIMLLERAIEAETAAESLYQRLIPLLVAQGRPAEARQYYRMCVQAHRQRGRGLLSPETLRLGHGLGV, encoded by the coding sequence ATGCTCGTGGTGGAGGTGGATGGCAAACCGTTGGAGAAACGGCGCAAGGCGTCTCATCGCCTGTTGGAATTAGTGGCAGCCGTTATCACCTTCGGCGGGCATGACGTGCCGGTATCACGCGTCATCGATGCGCTTTGGCCTGACGCAGATGGCGACAGGGGTTATGCGAATTTCAAGAAATCGATTGCTCGCCTGCGCAAACTGATCGGAGTCGATCAGGTCCTTCAGTTGCAGGACCGGAAGGTTTCATTCAATCCTGACTTGTGCTGGTTCGATGTGGAGGAGTTCGATTGTTGTGTCAGGCGACAACAAGTCGATCAAGCGATCGCGCTCTATACAGGTCCTTTCCTGGGCCTGGAGGAACTGCCGGCCTGGGCCGAATTCCGGCGATCCCAACTTCGAATCCGATGGCTTCGCCTGGTCACCTGTCGCTGTCAGGACGTCCTCGAGCAGGGAAACGTGGAGGAAGTGATTATGCTGCTGGAACGAGCCATTGAGGCGGAGACGGCCGCTGAGTCGCTGTATCAGCGATTGATCCCCTTACTGGTTGCGCAAGGGCGGCCGGCGGAGGCACGGCAATATTATCGAATGTGCGTGCAAGCGCATCGGCAACGGGGACGTGGTCTCCTTTCTCCTGAGACGCTACGGCTGGGTCATGGTCTTGGCGTCTAA
- the speB gene encoding agmatinase yields the protein MTLPAGWEGPEHNFLGLEEPWCHPDRAGVYVLPVPYEHTSSYVRGSDHGPSAILEASRQVELYDEQLECEPFREWGGIATASALDLKGEVDRAAVAAIEQFVRPHVEAGRFLVTLTGEHTGALGAIRAHARRHPNMCVVQIDAHGDLREAYQGNPFSHASVMARVVEDGHPLVQVGIRSISGEEMIRMKATDRITTFFAASLLDPSGPYGGQASRWIPDVVAACNGPVYLTFDCDGLDPSIVPALGTPEPGGLGWYDTLNLVAALAGGPGIVGMDVSEMTPIDGFVAPQFSVARLIYRMLGRIKAAKLVRESSPAL from the coding sequence ATGACGTTGCCAGCCGGATGGGAAGGGCCGGAGCACAATTTTCTCGGCCTCGAAGAACCGTGGTGCCATCCGGATCGGGCCGGTGTCTACGTCCTGCCGGTTCCGTACGAACATACGTCCAGCTATGTCCGAGGATCGGATCACGGCCCCTCCGCCATTCTTGAAGCATCCCGCCAGGTCGAGCTGTATGATGAGCAACTTGAATGTGAACCCTTTCGTGAGTGGGGCGGTATTGCCACGGCGTCGGCTCTGGATCTGAAAGGCGAAGTAGATCGGGCCGCCGTCGCCGCCATCGAGCAGTTCGTTCGTCCGCACGTCGAGGCCGGGCGATTTCTCGTGACGTTGACCGGGGAACATACCGGCGCATTGGGAGCCATCCGCGCCCACGCCCGGCGCCATCCGAACATGTGCGTCGTGCAGATTGACGCGCACGGCGATCTGCGCGAGGCCTACCAAGGCAACCCGTTCAGCCACGCCAGCGTCATGGCCAGGGTGGTGGAGGACGGGCATCCGTTGGTCCAGGTCGGCATACGGTCGATCAGCGGGGAAGAGATGATTCGAATGAAGGCGACGGACCGGATCACCACGTTTTTCGCCGCAAGCCTCTTGGATCCCTCCGGCCCCTACGGCGGGCAGGCCTCCCGATGGATTCCCGACGTCGTGGCCGCTTGCAACGGCCCGGTGTATCTTACGTTCGACTGCGATGGGCTTGATCCTTCCATCGTTCCCGCGCTGGGCACTCCCGAGCCGGGCGGGTTGGGCTGGTACGACACGCTGAATCTGGTCGCCGCCCTCGCCGGAGGCCCCGGTATCGTGGGGATGGACGTAAGTGAAATGACCCCTATTGACGGGTTTGTGGCCCCCCAGTTTTCGGTGGCTCGGTTGATCTATCGCATGCTCGGCCGCATCAAGGCCGCAAAGCTTGTTCGCGAGTCATCTCCCGCCTTGTAA
- a CDS encoding aldehyde dehydrogenase family protein, with protein sequence MQQSRPFLLHGQWKQSDRTTTVIDPFTGRTVATVSQASENDLEEAIASTVEAAPVMAGMPGHARYKILQQIAALLSQRRDEIASTITAEAGKPITDAKREVDRAVQTFTVAAEESRRIAGEVVPLDWTPGSDAHVGILRRFPIGPVLGITPFNFPLNLVAHKVAPALAAGNPILIKPAPQTPLTALLLGEIALQAGLPPGGLNVVPCDNLLAERLVVDPRFKLLSFTGSAAVGWMLKAKCGKKKVVLELGGNAGVIVEPDADLDLAARRCAAGGFGYAGQTCISVQRVFVHQAVADPFTTKLLMHVARLKAGDPTDDTTTIGPLIDHAAAHRVESWINEAVAEGARVLLGGKRMGSVIEATVLSDVKPDMKVSCQEVFGPVVTVTPYSRFGEAIAMLNQSDYGLQAGVFTRDINKVFYAFRHLEVGAVLANEIPTFRSDHMPYGGVKDSGLGREGVRAAIEEMTEPKLLIVNAQAPDPSA encoded by the coding sequence GTGCAGCAATCGCGCCCCTTTCTCCTTCACGGCCAATGGAAGCAAAGCGATCGAACGACAACGGTCATTGATCCATTTACCGGCCGGACCGTCGCCACCGTCTCCCAAGCTTCGGAGAACGATCTCGAAGAGGCGATCGCCTCCACGGTTGAAGCCGCGCCCGTGATGGCGGGTATGCCGGGACACGCCCGGTATAAGATCCTGCAACAGATCGCCGCCCTCCTTTCTCAACGCCGGGATGAAATCGCCTCCACGATCACCGCCGAAGCGGGCAAACCGATCACGGACGCCAAACGGGAAGTTGATCGGGCGGTGCAAACCTTTACGGTGGCGGCCGAGGAATCCCGACGAATCGCCGGCGAAGTCGTTCCCTTGGATTGGACACCGGGGTCCGATGCCCACGTGGGTATCCTCAGGCGGTTTCCCATCGGGCCCGTTCTCGGCATCACGCCGTTTAATTTTCCACTCAACTTGGTCGCTCACAAGGTGGCGCCGGCGTTGGCCGCGGGCAATCCGATTCTCATCAAACCGGCTCCCCAAACGCCGCTCACCGCGTTGTTGCTGGGGGAAATCGCCTTGCAAGCCGGGCTCCCCCCCGGCGGGCTCAACGTCGTGCCCTGCGACAACCTGTTGGCGGAGCGGTTGGTCGTTGATCCTCGGTTTAAGCTCCTGAGTTTTACCGGCAGCGCTGCGGTGGGCTGGATGCTCAAGGCGAAGTGCGGCAAAAAGAAGGTCGTGTTGGAACTGGGAGGCAATGCGGGGGTGATCGTCGAACCGGACGCCGATCTTGATTTGGCGGCCCGGCGATGCGCCGCCGGCGGGTTCGGTTACGCGGGGCAGACTTGCATTTCCGTCCAGCGGGTGTTCGTGCATCAGGCGGTGGCGGATCCATTTACGACGAAGTTGCTCATGCACGTCGCGAGGTTGAAGGCCGGAGACCCCACGGACGACACGACGACCATCGGGCCGTTGATCGATCACGCCGCAGCCCATCGCGTCGAAAGCTGGATCAATGAAGCCGTGGCGGAAGGGGCCCGTGTGTTGCTGGGGGGGAAACGGATGGGATCGGTGATCGAGGCGACCGTCTTGTCGGACGTGAAACCGGACATGAAAGTGTCCTGTCAGGAGGTGTTCGGCCCCGTGGTGACGGTGACGCCGTACAGCCGGTTCGGCGAGGCGATCGCCATGCTCAATCAATCGGACTACGGGCTCCAGGCCGGCGTGTTTACGCGGGATATCAACAAAGTCTTTTATGCGTTTCGCCATCTGGAAGTCGGAGCCGTGCTTGCCAACGAAATCCCGACGTTCCGTTCCGACCATATGCCGTACGGCGGCGTCAAGGATTCCGGGTTGGGACGCGAGGGCGTGCGGGCCGCCATTGAAGAGATGACGGAGCCGAAGCTGCTGATCGTGAATGCCCAGGCCCCGGACCCTTCGGCCTAA
- a CDS encoding TolC family protein, protein MIALFFAIFILSPVVTLAESGGDGGIVRLQQTRTAPLTIEEVLARIELTHPLLRATGVERKQARAKILKALGAWEPTVKNITETARIQIWNFLAYDHVSTGGFNDTKLEVGHPWGFRILGGIRNGFGDRSIVGTPPQSGGTVALIPDLQLFYPQQQIIVGGSVHLLRGLMVNDEYAEFQQAELAGPLAEVKVAQKRQDLYLAGAIQYWDWQLAVKQAEVRKQNLAVAEARFEQIEGQAKAGKVSPLDVVEIGQEVQRRREAAIAAQRKVELEQYKLSLFLWENGEPVTPRPEWAPEFQGETPLPTEEEIAAYKVEAKEDRPEVRALYIEAKMNNIDLKLAKNYLLPKFDFEGGRMDAPADWIVGVGYRYATQFAMPLFQREGRGKVLYAEAEQQQLVLSQVYAEQQVSIDVDNWLSAIVRARDRVRAATEAYRLAKALEEGERKRFDMGISSILFVNMREQNAVEAAFELYQARYDYDLARGGLLLARGALSKPVGDVVLAKYGDPLTAAGKNGYKKSGRD, encoded by the coding sequence ATGATCGCTCTCTTTTTCGCGATTTTCATCTTGTCTCCGGTGGTGACGCTGGCGGAATCGGGGGGAGACGGAGGAATCGTGCGGCTTCAGCAGACGCGCACTGCTCCGCTTACTATCGAAGAAGTCCTTGCCAGAATCGAGTTGACCCATCCCCTGCTTCGAGCGACCGGAGTTGAACGGAAGCAGGCCCGGGCAAAAATCTTGAAGGCGCTCGGGGCATGGGAGCCGACAGTTAAGAACATTACAGAAACCGCGCGCATCCAAATTTGGAACTTCTTGGCTTACGATCATGTTTCGACGGGAGGATTTAACGATACCAAGCTGGAAGTGGGGCACCCTTGGGGCTTCCGAATTCTGGGCGGCATCCGCAACGGCTTTGGAGATCGCAGCATAGTCGGGACCCCTCCTCAATCGGGAGGGACGGTTGCGCTCATTCCTGATCTCCAGCTTTTCTATCCTCAGCAACAGATTATTGTGGGTGGCTCTGTCCATCTGCTGCGCGGGTTGATGGTCAATGATGAGTACGCCGAGTTCCAGCAGGCCGAATTGGCGGGACCACTCGCGGAGGTGAAGGTAGCGCAGAAACGGCAGGATCTCTACCTCGCAGGCGCCATTCAGTATTGGGATTGGCAACTTGCGGTCAAGCAGGCCGAGGTGCGGAAGCAGAATTTGGCGGTGGCGGAAGCTCGCTTTGAGCAGATTGAGGGGCAGGCCAAGGCGGGCAAGGTGTCGCCGCTCGATGTGGTCGAGATCGGTCAGGAAGTTCAACGCCGGCGGGAGGCGGCCATAGCCGCGCAACGGAAGGTGGAGCTTGAGCAGTACAAATTGTCGCTGTTTCTCTGGGAGAACGGCGAGCCTGTGACGCCGAGACCGGAGTGGGCGCCTGAATTTCAGGGCGAAACGCCGCTGCCGACCGAGGAAGAGATTGCAGCCTATAAAGTGGAGGCGAAGGAAGATCGGCCGGAGGTGCGGGCCCTGTACATTGAAGCCAAGATGAACAACATCGATCTCAAACTTGCTAAGAACTACTTGCTTCCCAAGTTTGATTTTGAGGGAGGGCGAATGGATGCGCCTGCGGACTGGATCGTAGGCGTGGGATATCGCTATGCGACACAGTTTGCTATGCCGCTCTTCCAACGGGAGGGCCGGGGGAAGGTTCTGTATGCGGAGGCGGAGCAACAACAGTTGGTCTTGAGCCAAGTGTATGCTGAACAGCAAGTGAGCATCGATGTGGACAACTGGCTCTCGGCCATTGTGCGGGCCAGGGACCGCGTGAGGGCGGCGACGGAAGCCTACCGATTGGCCAAGGCGCTGGAAGAGGGAGAGAGGAAACGATTCGATATGGGAATCTCCAGTATTTTATTTGTGAATATGCGAGAACAGAATGCCGTTGAGGCGGCATTTGAACTCTATCAAGCGCGGTACGATTACGATTTGGCGCGGGGCGGCCTTCTCTTGGCGAGGGGGGCTTTGTCGAAGCCGGTAGGGGATGTGGTGTTGGCGAAATATGGAGATCCTCTGACGGCGGCAGGAAAGAACGGTTACAAAAAGTCTGGACGCGATTAA
- the nhaR gene encoding transcriptional activator NhaR encodes MEWLNYHHLLYFWSVAKHGTVAKACEELRLAQPTISGQIRLLEQSLGEKLFVRTGRRLALTEMGHVVFGYAEAIFAMGQELLNTVKGRAEGHQARLVVGIADVVPKPLANHLLRAGLNLDQPMHLVCQEDKLHRLLADLTMHRYDLVISDTPAPPNFKVHAYSHPIGESGVTFFGTSKLASLYRREFPRSLHGAPMLLPTADAALRRSIDQWLVHHRLHPTIVGEFDDSATLKAFGQEGFGIFPGVTAMEKEICRQYRVSAIGKLDSVKQHFYAITVERRLKHPAVLAIVQAARRELD; translated from the coding sequence ATGGAATGGCTCAACTATCACCATTTGCTGTACTTTTGGTCCGTCGCCAAGCACGGCACGGTCGCTAAGGCTTGCGAGGAGCTTCGCCTCGCTCAGCCGACCATCAGCGGACAGATCCGGCTCCTGGAACAATCCTTGGGGGAAAAATTGTTCGTGCGCACGGGACGCCGACTCGCGTTGACCGAGATGGGACACGTGGTGTTCGGATACGCGGAAGCCATCTTCGCCATGGGGCAAGAGTTGCTGAACACGGTGAAAGGACGTGCGGAGGGGCACCAGGCACGCCTGGTCGTCGGCATCGCCGACGTCGTGCCCAAACCGCTGGCGAATCATCTTCTCCGAGCGGGACTAAACTTGGATCAGCCCATGCACTTGGTTTGCCAAGAGGACAAACTGCATCGGCTCCTGGCCGACTTGACGATGCACCGATACGACCTTGTCATCTCCGACACGCCCGCGCCGCCGAACTTCAAGGTGCACGCCTACAGCCACCCCATCGGCGAATCGGGGGTGACGTTCTTCGGCACGTCGAAATTGGCATCGCTTTATCGGCGTGAGTTTCCTCGGTCACTGCACGGCGCCCCGATGCTCCTGCCTACCGCCGATGCAGCCCTTCGCCGATCGATCGATCAATGGTTGGTCCACCACCGCCTCCACCCCACCATCGTGGGCGAGTTCGACGACAGCGCGACGCTCAAGGCCTTTGGGCAGGAGGGATTCGGCATTTTCCCCGGCGTGACCGCAATGGAAAAGGAAATCTGCCGCCAATATAGGGTCTCGGCCATCGGCAAGCTGGATTCCGTCAAACAGCACTTTTATGCGATCACCGTCGAGCGCCGTCTCAAACATCCGGCGGTGCTGGCGATCGTCCAAGCGGCCCGACGGGAGCTGGACTGA
- a CDS encoding TolC family protein — MIALLVVLLVSLVWIPVTVLAEAPTAMGSSRQAPMRTAPLTIEEVLARIELTHPLIRATGLERAQARAKVLKALSAWEPKLKNEVEVDRFQTWNLTNVQGVPNTLTGGYSDTMLKVGHPYGFNIFGGIRHGFGDRATISSSGAIFRVPHGGPVAFPEDLELFYPNQMAIFGGEFNLLRGFMINDEFAEFQQAELAGPLAEVKVAQTRQDLFLAGAVQYWDWQLAVKQADVQKQALRVAEDRLAFIEGQAKAGLVSPLDVVEAGQEAQRRREAAIAAQRKLEYEQYKLSLFLWEKEEPITPLPEWAPEFGGETPLPTEDEIVEAKVSAKEDRPEVRKLAIDVRMNNIDLKLAKNKLLPKLTLEGGRSTGGIYWIGGFGYRVGTVLSMPLFNREARGKVAHAEAEQERLTYDLWNAEQKVSLDVDNWVSAIVRARDRVRAAKEAYQLAQTLLAGEQKRFDMGITSLLFVNLRERNAVEAAYELYQAQYDYDLARGGYLWAKGALSKPVPDNILVKYGDPATAAGLSGRKLQGRD; from the coding sequence GTGATCGCTTTGTTGGTAGTGTTGTTAGTCTCGTTGGTCTGGATACCAGTGACCGTCCTGGCTGAGGCCCCAACGGCCATGGGATCATCGAGGCAGGCTCCGATGCGAACCGCTCCGCTGACCATTGAAGAGGTGCTGGCCAGAATTGAGTTGACCCACCCGCTGATCCGCGCAACCGGATTGGAGCGGGCGCAGGCTCGAGCAAAGGTCCTGAAAGCGTTGAGCGCGTGGGAGCCAAAGCTAAAGAATGAGGTTGAGGTCGACCGATTTCAAACGTGGAATCTGACGAACGTTCAAGGTGTGCCCAATACCTTGACGGGAGGTTATAGCGATACGATGCTCAAGGTCGGGCACCCCTATGGGTTCAATATTTTCGGCGGCATCCGCCATGGCTTTGGGGATCGGGCCACGATTTCGAGCTCAGGGGCGATCTTTCGTGTTCCCCATGGAGGGCCTGTGGCGTTCCCTGAGGATCTCGAACTTTTTTACCCAAATCAAATGGCCATCTTTGGTGGAGAATTCAATCTCCTGCGCGGCTTCATGATCAACGATGAGTTTGCTGAGTTTCAGCAGGCCGAACTCGCGGGGCCGCTGGCCGAGGTGAAAGTGGCTCAGACTCGGCAAGATCTCTTCTTGGCCGGGGCCGTACAGTACTGGGACTGGCAGCTTGCGGTCAAGCAGGCTGATGTTCAAAAACAGGCGTTGCGGGTTGCAGAGGATCGGCTGGCTTTCATTGAAGGACAAGCCAAGGCGGGATTGGTCTCGCCACTGGATGTGGTGGAAGCTGGTCAAGAAGCCCAGCGGCGCCGAGAGGCCGCCATTGCCGCTCAGCGAAAATTGGAATATGAACAGTACAAACTGTCTCTATTCCTTTGGGAGAAGGAGGAACCAATCACGCCTCTCCCCGAGTGGGCGCCGGAGTTTGGGGGGGAAACACCCTTGCCGACCGAAGACGAAATCGTCGAGGCGAAAGTGTCCGCCAAGGAAGATCGGCCGGAAGTGCGGAAACTGGCAATCGACGTCAGGATGAATAACATTGATCTCAAGTTGGCCAAGAACAAACTGCTTCCCAAACTGACTTTGGAAGGAGGACGTTCGACCGGCGGTATCTATTGGATAGGAGGATTTGGCTACCGGGTGGGAACCGTACTCAGCATGCCGTTGTTCAACCGGGAAGCCCGTGGCAAGGTGGCCCATGCAGAGGCCGAGCAAGAACGACTGACGTATGACCTGTGGAATGCCGAACAAAAAGTCAGCCTCGACGTTGATAACTGGGTATCCGCCATCGTGCGGGCCAGGGACCGCGTGAGGGCTGCTAAGGAAGCGTATCAATTGGCGCAAACCCTGTTGGCCGGTGAGCAGAAGCGATTCGACATGGGTATCACCAGTCTCTTGTTCGTGAATCTACGGGAGCGAAACGCCGTCGAGGCCGCCTACGAGCTGTATCAAGCACAATATGATTACGACCTGGCACGGGGCGGCTATTTGTGGGCCAAGGGGGCGCTGTCGAAGCCTGTGCCCGATAATATTTTGGTAAAGTACGGTGATCCTGCCACCGCGGCCGGTTTGTCAGGCCGAAAGCTGCAGGGACGTGATTAA
- a CDS encoding pseudouridine synthase has translation MRINKFFTEQGICSRREADRLIESGAVTINGRVAKLGDRVSRSDVIAREGQVIPWGKAPVYIKYHKPVGVTTTSEPYVYRNIIAEIGYPERIFPIGRLDKDSSGLILLTNDGDIVNEILRTEFGHEREYVVEVDRPFDRRFLDQMAAGVEVLGAMTKPCKISRVGPKRFRIILTEGRNRQIRRMCAALGYRVVSLHRVRIMHVTIDGLGAGEWRELTAQERGKLLEAVGRHEFHVS, from the coding sequence ATCCGCATCAACAAGTTTTTCACCGAGCAGGGGATCTGTTCCCGGCGTGAGGCGGACCGTCTGATTGAATCGGGAGCCGTTACGATCAACGGACGCGTGGCCAAGCTCGGCGATCGGGTGAGTCGCTCGGATGTGATCGCCCGTGAGGGACAGGTGATCCCCTGGGGAAAGGCGCCCGTGTATATCAAATACCACAAGCCGGTGGGGGTGACGACCACCAGCGAGCCGTACGTCTATCGCAACATCATTGCGGAAATCGGCTATCCGGAGCGGATTTTCCCGATCGGACGGTTGGACAAAGATTCCTCCGGGTTGATTCTGCTGACGAACGACGGAGACATCGTCAATGAAATCCTTCGCACTGAGTTTGGACACGAACGGGAATATGTCGTCGAGGTGGATCGCCCGTTCGATCGACGGTTTCTGGATCAAATGGCCGCGGGCGTGGAAGTGCTTGGAGCCATGACGAAACCGTGCAAGATTTCCCGTGTCGGACCAAAGCGGTTTCGAATCATTCTCACGGAGGGGCGCAATCGTCAGATCAGGCGGATGTGTGCGGCGTTGGGCTACCGGGTCGTGAGCCTTCACCGCGTGCGAATCATGCACGTCACCATTGATGGGCTTGGCGCGGGAGAATGGCGAGAATTGACCGCTCAGGAGCGAGGGAAGCTGCTGGAGGCCGTGGGGCGGCATGAGTTCCATGTGTCGTGA
- a CDS encoding pyruvoyl-dependent arginine decarboxylase, which yields MVPTHMFLTRGVGVHKEKLASFEEALRSAGVAYCNLVSVSSILPPNCKIISRNRGEKLLSPGEITFCVMARSETNERNRLISASVGLAKPTDRNSYGYLSEHHAHGETDEETGEYTEDLAAQMLATTLGLEFDPNVAWKEREQVFKMGGKIVKTSNITQSAIGKAGKWTTVIALAVFIPGENVAKRYRR from the coding sequence ATGGTACCGACGCACATGTTTTTGACGAGAGGAGTGGGCGTGCACAAGGAGAAACTGGCCTCTTTCGAGGAGGCGTTGCGAAGCGCGGGGGTTGCCTACTGCAATCTCGTCAGCGTGTCGTCCATTTTGCCGCCCAATTGCAAAATCATCTCGCGGAATCGGGGGGAGAAACTGTTGAGTCCCGGGGAAATCACGTTCTGCGTGATGGCCCGTTCCGAAACCAACGAACGGAATCGGTTGATTTCGGCCTCGGTCGGTCTGGCGAAACCGACGGACCGGAACAGCTACGGCTACTTGTCCGAACACCATGCCCACGGCGAGACGGACGAGGAAACCGGCGAGTACACGGAAGATCTCGCGGCTCAGATGTTGGCCACTACGCTGGGGTTGGAATTTGATCCCAACGTCGCCTGGAAGGAGCGCGAGCAAGTGTTTAAGATGGGCGGCAAAATCGTCAAAACGTCGAACATCACTCAGTCGGCGATCGGCAAGGCCGGCAAGTGGACGACGGTCATCGCGCTCGCGGTCTTCATTCCGGGCGAGAACGTGGCCAAGCGGTATCGCCGATAG